From a single Sulfolobus sp. E5-1-F genomic region:
- a CDS encoding COG1361 S-layer family protein, with the protein MIEKLIVIFLLLSLILPIIPVNSQSTVVISSWGWGTPQNPIRAHPGYNDTPFYVLVSQPIGYQIVYAYLILSGTPITSEGGSSIAYGSVTSTSLTTSQITFFLNVNDNAEPGTYDVPLVVVYQNAVNGAESQIIQEITIPIYNVTFPVLAQVFWGTTQQLIFAQVGEGLLPLTFSVFNPTTEPMLNVTLNVFLPKGIFSQTGSRELTVTIPALPAGEPIFVSSIVNVSNLVKPGVYTLNYSFSFTNFLEYFYKQYLNRSVNITIYPQAKINIYSDPIQSTPDNITTLIVTISTNVSSFIISVRPELPSNFLPISSNFTPSFLSPGQRIIYAFKIYIPQGVIPSIYPIPIEVNYTALDQKLTIAYLTYANIYYNETPRIVEAIWNTTITPFPGIGTIPLTLVIYNPLPIPITAVNITYTFPNGIFPLQPFIFLPGIPQYSSIPISIPVEITPNTSVGLLNFTYKISYNQDKSVDGINSIYVLPPAPVIIEANQTVIGDGEYALVPIRVVNLGVEYVYNVNLIPITQGLEIITSVNNTIPFIKPNSSVTFYYTLYAPQGLPPAVYPLVIKLTYTYFTNEIVRTFTIPVLVSSSQSPILISFLKTTVYYNTNNTEILTIQNLANFTIYNIRLDLNYPSQEIYLSQNQLYIPYLPSHFIYTVPLYVIPQIPQTMSIPIVVTLNYVLGQGSPQTYQYQLNLLSTGFVKMEITQVSAQIVNNTVVINGLLINTGSQNAQYVTISVNNYSSIYIGNVPPNSPTPFSFTLTLPPGLYKFNITANYENELYQPNMTYYVLSYVVSYPTSTNSQDKIPVTTVLLIAVIITLLVIIIYLSLRGLRK; encoded by the coding sequence ATGATAGAGAAGTTGATAGTTATCTTTTTATTGCTTTCATTGATTCTCCCTATAATTCCTGTAAACTCACAAAGTACTGTCGTCATATCTAGCTGGGGATGGGGAACGCCACAAAATCCAATAAGAGCACATCCGGGTTATAACGATACGCCATTTTATGTTTTAGTCTCACAGCCTATAGGGTATCAGATTGTTTACGCATATTTAATTTTATCTGGAACGCCAATAACATCTGAAGGGGGAAGTAGCATAGCTTACGGTTCTGTGACCTCAACGTCTTTAACAACTTCGCAAATAACGTTCTTCCTCAATGTAAATGATAACGCTGAGCCGGGTACTTATGATGTACCATTAGTAGTCGTATATCAAAACGCAGTTAATGGTGCTGAAAGTCAAATAATTCAAGAAATAACTATACCCATTTATAACGTAACCTTTCCGGTTTTAGCTCAAGTATTTTGGGGAACTACGCAACAATTGATATTCGCTCAAGTAGGAGAGGGCTTATTACCTCTTACATTTAGCGTTTTTAATCCCACAACTGAACCTATGTTAAACGTCACCTTAAACGTATTCCTGCCCAAGGGAATATTTTCCCAAACTGGTAGTAGAGAGTTAACAGTTACAATTCCAGCCTTACCTGCTGGAGAACCAATATTTGTATCTTCGATAGTAAACGTGAGTAACCTTGTTAAACCTGGAGTGTATACTCTTAATTATTCTTTTTCATTTACGAATTTTCTAGAATATTTCTATAAACAATATTTAAACAGAAGTGTAAATATAACAATATATCCCCAAGCTAAGATCAATATTTATTCTGATCCCATCCAGTCAACTCCAGATAATATAACTACACTCATAGTAACAATTTCAACTAACGTTAGTAGCTTTATAATTAGTGTAAGACCAGAATTGCCCTCAAACTTCCTACCAATATCCTCAAACTTTACGCCTAGCTTTCTTTCACCGGGACAAAGGATAATATACGCTTTCAAGATTTACATACCTCAAGGAGTGATTCCTTCAATATACCCTATTCCAATAGAGGTTAATTACACTGCACTCGATCAAAAATTAACAATAGCTTACCTAACATATGCAAATATCTACTATAACGAAACCCCTAGGATAGTTGAGGCAATTTGGAATACTACAATAACACCATTCCCCGGAATTGGAACAATTCCCTTAACACTGGTCATTTATAATCCATTACCAATACCTATAACTGCTGTCAACATTACATACACATTTCCTAATGGCATATTTCCTTTACAACCGTTCATTTTCTTACCTGGAATACCTCAGTACTCTTCTATACCAATATCCATCCCGGTGGAAATAACTCCAAATACCTCAGTAGGTCTACTTAATTTCACTTACAAGATTTCTTACAATCAAGATAAAAGTGTGGATGGAATAAATAGTATCTATGTTTTACCTCCTGCTCCAGTGATAATTGAGGCTAATCAAACAGTAATAGGTGATGGAGAATATGCATTAGTACCAATCAGAGTTGTAAATCTTGGAGTAGAATATGTTTATAACGTAAATCTAATACCCATCACACAAGGCTTAGAGATAATCACATCTGTTAACAATACAATTCCTTTCATAAAGCCTAACTCATCAGTAACATTCTACTATACACTCTACGCTCCGCAAGGATTGCCACCAGCTGTGTACCCACTGGTAATTAAATTGACTTATACCTATTTTACCAATGAAATAGTGAGGACGTTTACAATTCCAGTTCTAGTAAGTTCGTCTCAGTCACCAATACTTATATCCTTTCTAAAAACCACAGTTTATTATAATACGAACAATACTGAGATCTTAACGATTCAAAACTTGGCCAACTTTACGATATATAACATAAGGCTTGACTTAAATTATCCCTCACAAGAAATTTACCTCTCACAAAATCAGCTTTACATTCCATATCTTCCTTCTCACTTTATTTACACTGTTCCATTGTATGTTATACCACAAATCCCGCAAACTATGTCGATACCTATTGTAGTTACTCTCAACTATGTGTTGGGTCAAGGATCTCCACAGACCTATCAATATCAATTAAACTTGCTCAGTACAGGGTTTGTTAAAATGGAGATAACTCAAGTTTCAGCACAGATCGTAAACAATACAGTGGTAATTAACGGACTATTAATAAATACCGGCTCTCAGAACGCACAATATGTAACAATATCTGTTAATAACTATTCCTCAATTTACATTGGAAACGTACCTCCAAATAGTCCAACACCGTTCTCTTTTACCTTAACCTTGCCCCCGGGTTTATATAAGTTCAACATTACTGCAAATTACGAAAATGAACTATATCAACCTAATATGACATATTATGTATTATCTTATGTCGTATCTTATCCAACGTCAACTAATTCTCAAGATAAAATACCAGTGACTACAGTATTATTGATAGCGGTGATAATAACTCTGCTGGTTATTATAATCTATTTGAGTCTTAGGGGGTTAAGAAAATGA
- a CDS encoding ABC transporter ATP-binding protein, with translation MSVIRLENVTKIYEGNVKTVVLRDINLSIDEGEFISILGPSGSGKSTLLSILGILDRPSQGKVYVYEKDVTKLSDNEISKIRNEYIGFVFQNFNLIQRLSVLQNVELPLVARGIPKKKREEIAINSLKLVGLDGLISKKPSELSGGQQQRVAIARALAQNPKIILADEPTGNLDSNNAKIVMNIFKKINEEFKSTIVVATHDREVASYTRRKIYIRDGKIVGEER, from the coding sequence ATGTCCGTAATAAGACTTGAAAACGTTACCAAGATTTATGAGGGGAATGTCAAGACTGTTGTGCTTAGAGATATAAATCTGAGTATTGATGAAGGAGAGTTTATTTCAATATTGGGCCCTTCTGGCAGTGGAAAATCAACTCTCTTATCGATCTTGGGAATTTTAGATAGACCATCACAAGGAAAGGTATATGTCTATGAGAAGGATGTAACTAAGCTAAGTGATAACGAGATCTCCAAAATCAGAAATGAGTATATAGGTTTTGTGTTTCAAAACTTTAATCTAATTCAAAGACTTAGTGTATTACAAAACGTTGAATTACCACTAGTAGCCAGAGGAATACCAAAAAAGAAAAGGGAGGAAATAGCAATAAATTCTCTAAAACTAGTGGGATTAGATGGATTAATTAGTAAAAAACCATCAGAACTTTCTGGAGGACAACAGCAAAGAGTAGCCATAGCTCGTGCACTAGCCCAAAATCCAAAGATAATATTAGCTGACGAACCTACTGGAAATTTAGATAGTAATAATGCGAAAATTGTAATGAATATATTCAAAAAGATTAATGAGGAGTTTAAAAGTACAATAGTAGTAGCAACACATGATAGAGAAGTTGCAAGTTATACAAGAAGAAAGATCTACATCAGAGATGGAAAGATAGTTGGTGAAGAAAGATGA
- a CDS encoding class II fumarate hydratase encodes MDYVPIFMKYTDTAPRLFMNTGTKFPRRIIWSMGILKKACAKVNADLGLLDKKIADAIIKASEDLIDGKLDDKIVLDVFQTGSGTGLNMNVNEVIAEVASSYSNLKVHPNDHVNFGQSSNDTVPTAIRIAAVAEVTNRLLPALQQIISSLNKKAEEYKDVVKAGRTHLRDALPVTLGQELSAYADAFQHESEQVMNILEYVKELPIGGTATGTGLNTHPEFQERVINEINRITGLGFKPANRFRAMRLLTDLLLLSGALRNIAVNLYRLGQDIRLMFSGPLTGLNEIDLPTQEEIAGSSIMPGKTNPVTVEAALLVSAQVVGLDHANQFASMLGEFELSMGIPLVGYNIVTQVNLVSEALEKMSKLVIDGMVANVEKMKRYAESSPSLITIVSPVIGYDKAAEIGKKLNKGMSIREALRELGYSENEINKILDLSKLVRPGFTVK; translated from the coding sequence ATGGATTATGTTCCTATATTTATGAAGTATACCGATACCGCGCCAAGGCTTTTTATGAATACTGGAACCAAATTTCCTAGAAGAATAATTTGGTCTATGGGAATTTTAAAGAAAGCTTGCGCTAAAGTAAATGCAGACCTTGGATTATTAGATAAAAAAATTGCAGATGCAATAATAAAGGCATCTGAAGATTTAATTGATGGAAAATTAGATGATAAAATAGTACTTGATGTCTTTCAAACAGGATCTGGGACTGGACTTAATATGAACGTAAATGAGGTTATAGCAGAAGTTGCTTCTAGTTACTCTAACCTTAAAGTGCATCCAAATGATCATGTGAATTTTGGCCAATCGTCAAATGATACTGTACCTACAGCAATTAGAATCGCCGCAGTAGCTGAGGTCACGAATAGATTACTTCCTGCATTACAACAAATAATATCTTCTTTGAATAAGAAGGCAGAAGAGTATAAGGATGTTGTAAAAGCAGGTAGAACTCATTTAAGAGATGCCTTGCCGGTAACTTTAGGTCAAGAACTTTCAGCTTATGCTGACGCTTTCCAACACGAAAGTGAGCAAGTTATGAATATTTTAGAATATGTGAAGGAATTGCCAATTGGAGGTACTGCGACGGGTACTGGATTAAATACTCACCCAGAATTTCAGGAAAGAGTTATAAATGAAATAAATAGAATTACTGGTTTAGGGTTTAAACCTGCCAATAGGTTTAGGGCAATGAGGTTACTTACAGACCTCTTACTACTAAGTGGAGCGCTAAGGAATATTGCAGTAAACTTGTACAGATTAGGACAAGATATAAGATTAATGTTTTCCGGTCCTTTAACCGGTCTTAATGAAATCGACTTACCTACACAAGAAGAGATAGCTGGTAGCTCAATAATGCCTGGTAAAACTAATCCAGTCACAGTTGAGGCTGCTTTGCTAGTTTCAGCCCAAGTTGTTGGATTAGATCACGCAAACCAATTCGCTTCGATGTTAGGAGAGTTTGAGTTATCAATGGGCATTCCCCTAGTTGGTTATAATATTGTAACTCAAGTTAATTTAGTCTCAGAGGCCTTAGAGAAGATGTCAAAGTTAGTAATTGATGGAATGGTAGCAAATGTGGAGAAAATGAAGAGATATGCTGAATCCTCTCCCTCACTTATAACTATAGTATCCCCAGTAATAGGTTATGATAAAGCTGCTGAAATAGGAAAGAAATTAAATAAGGGAATGTCTATACGTGAAGCCTTAAGGGAATTAGGATATAGTGAGAATGAAATAAATAAAATATTAGATTTAAGCAAACTAGTTAGGCCTGGATTCACAGTAAAATGA